One Streptomyces formicae genomic window, CCGGGAGAGTGGTCCCACCGGATCCGGTCCGGCGCACTCCGGCCCGGATCCGGGACCAGGAACCGCCCCTTCCCCTGTATGGAGGCTGATCCCCCATGTCCGCGTTCCAGCTCACCGCCCTGGCCCGCACCACCGACCCGCGGACGATGCTGCGCCGCTTCCTCGCCCTCGACGCGGTCGTGACCGCGGGCAACGGGCTCGCCTACGCCGCCGCGTCGGGACCCCTCGGACGCTTCCTCGGCGTCGACGCGGGGCTGCTGCTCACCCTCGGCGTCTTCCTGACCCTGTACGCCGCGGGCGTCGGCTTCCTCGCCGCGCGCAAGAGTCCGCCGGTCCTGCCCGTCCGGGCGGTGATCGAGCTGAACGCGGCCTGGGCGGTGCTCAGCTTCGTCGCCCTCGCGATCTGGCTCTCGCCCGGCACGGCGGGCGCCGTGTGGATCCCGTTGCAGGCCGTCACGGTCGGCGGTTTCGCCGCGCTCCAGTACGCGGCGCTACGCACCACGCGGGCCGGGCGCTAGGACATCATCGACTGGAGGTACTTCGACGTCGCCGGGTCGGCCGGGAGCAGTGTCTCGATGGCCAGCTCGGCGACCGTCACGTCCATCGGGGTGTTGAACGTCGAGATGGACGAGATGAAGGAGAGGACCTGGCCCTCGTGCTCGACGCGCAGGGGCAGCGCGAAGTACGGCACGTCCGTGTCGGCGTCGAAGGCGTCGACCCCCGGGTCCGCCACCGGATAGGCGGCCACCTCGTCGTACACGGCACGCAGCGCGTCGGAGCGCTGCAGCGCGATCTGCCGCTCCATCTGGTGCAGCAGGTGCCCGCGCCACTCCCGCAGATTGCGGATCCGCGGGGCGAGGCCCTCCGGGTGGAGGGTGAGCCGCATCGCGTTCAGCGGCTGCGCCGCGAGGAGGTGCTCGGGCAGGCCGTCGAGCAGCGCGGCGAGACCGCGGTTCGCCGCGATCACGTCGTACGTCGCGTCGACGACCAGCGCCGGATACGGCTCGTAGCCGGTCAGGAGCCGGTCGAGGCTCTCGCGCAGCGCGCCCATCGACGGGTCGTCCAGCGGGGTCTCGCGGAAGCGCGGCGCGTAACCGGCGGACAGGAGCAGGGAGTTGCGCTCGCGCATCGGTACGTCGAGGTGCTCGGCGAGCCGGAGCAGGAACTCCTCGCTCGGCCGCGACCTGCCGGTCTCCACGAAGCTGATGTGCCGTGCCGACGAATCGGCGCGCAGGGCCAGTTCCAGCTGGCTGACGCGGCGGCGCTCGCGCCAGCCGCGCAGCAGGGGGCCCACTGCGGACGTGTTCCCCCGGGCGCTGCCCCGGGCATTCCCCTTGAGGGACGCGGCGGTTGTCATACCTAGACGGTAATCGAAAGCGGGTGTGGCAAGGTGAGCCGCGGACGTGCGTCGTGCCGTGCGGACCCCGGGCCTGCCGCCGTGCCGGACCCGGACGACCAGGAAGGAAGCGTGGCTCATGACCCCCGAACCGCTTTCGCAGAAGGAGATCGAGGACCGGCTCGCCGAGCTGCCGGGCTGGTCGCTGGACGGCGACAGGATCGGCCGCTCGTACCGGCTCGGCTCGCACTTCGCGGCGACCGCCCTGGTCGTCCACATCGCGCAGACCCAGGAAGAGCTCGGTCACCATTCCGACCTGACGCTCGGGTACAACACCGTCGCGCTGTCCGTGCACACGCACAGCGCGAACGGCGCGCTCACCGACCTCGACTTCGAACTCGCCCGCAGGGTCGAGGCGTTGGCGCCCGGCCACGGCGCGGAATGACGTCGATGCTCGACTACAGCAAAGAGGCCGACCGCTACGACGCGTCGCGCGGCGGCGAGCCCCGCGCGGCGGCCGCGGCGGACGCCGTCGTCGGCCTGCTGCCCCCGGACACCGCCACCCTCCTGGACGTGGCCTGCGGCACCGGCCTCGTCACGCGGCGCCTCGCCGCGCGGCCGGGCCTTCGGGTGACCGGGGTCGACGCGGCGTACCGGATGGCCCGGATGGCGGCGGGCCGGGTGCCGGGCTCCGTGGTGCTCGGCGACAGCCGCAGCCTCCCCTTCCCCGACGGCACGTTCGACGCCGTCAGCACGGTGTGGCTGCTGCACCTGCTGTCCGGCGCCGAGGAGACGTCGGCCGTCGTCGCCGAGTGCGCGCGGGTGCTGCGGCCCGGCGGGACCCTCGTCACCACTGTCGACAAGGCCACGTCGCACGACGTGGGCAGCGACATCGACGCGGTGCTCGCGCCCCGCCCGATACGACCCGCCGTGGACCGCGCCGAAGACGTCGAGGCGTGCGCGGCCGCGCACGGCCTCACGCCCGCGGGTCACTCCCGGTTCCGGGGCCACGGGCAGGGCCGCTCGCCCCGCTCCACGGTGGACGACCTGCGCCGCGGCTGGTTCACCCAGATCGCCCCCGAAGGGCCGCTCGCCGAGCGGTTCGCCGCGGGGCTCGCGGAACTGCCCGACCAGGAAGTGCCGCGCCCCGACCCGTGGTTCACCCTGCTGGCGTTCAGGAAGGGCGGCGGCTGACGCGCTCGGTCAGGCGCGCCGGTCCGTGGCGGCGCGCCGGTCCGTGAAGGCTCCCGTGCCGTCGAACACCCGCTCGGCGAAGCGCTCCCCGATGCGGCGGTGCGTGGCCGCGTCCGGGTGCAGCTCGTCGGGCAGCGGCAGCTCGGCGAAGTCGGCCTCGCCGTACAGTTCGAGGCCGTCGAGGTAGTACAGGTTCGGGTCGTCGGCGGCGCGTTCCCGTACGATCCGGGCCAGCTCGTCCCTGATGACGCCGAGGGTCAGCTTCCCGCTCGCGACCTCCGCGGGATCGCCCGTCGCCCGGAAGCGCAGCCGCCCCTCGGCGATCGCGGAGACGTCGATGGCACAGGGGCCCGGGGTGTCCTCGTGGATGGGGGACAGGATGGGCGAGACGACGAGCAGCGGCGCGGTCGGGTGGCCTTCGCGCACGGTGTCGAGGAAGCCGTGCACGGCGGGGCCGAAGGCGCGCAGCCGCATCAGGTCGGCGTTCACCACGTTGATGCCGAGCTTGACGCTGAGCAGGTCGGCCGGGGTGTCCCGGATCGCGCGCGCGGTGAACGGGTCGAGCAGCGCGCTGCCGCCCAGGCCGAGGTTGATCAGCTCCACGCCGCCGAGGGAGGCGGCGAGCGCGGGCCAGGTGGTGCTGGGGCTCGCGGCGTCGGAGCCGTGGCTGATCGAACTGCCGTGGTGCAGCCACACCTTGCGGCCCCGGTTCGGCACGGGACCGACGGGCGCGTCGGTGCGCAGCGCGACGAGC contains:
- a CDS encoding class I SAM-dependent methyltransferase, translated to MLDYSKEADRYDASRGGEPRAAAAADAVVGLLPPDTATLLDVACGTGLVTRRLAARPGLRVTGVDAAYRMARMAAGRVPGSVVLGDSRSLPFPDGTFDAVSTVWLLHLLSGAEETSAVVAECARVLRPGGTLVTTVDKATSHDVGSDIDAVLAPRPIRPAVDRAEDVEACAAAHGLTPAGHSRFRGHGQGRSPRSTVDDLRRGWFTQIAPEGPLAERFAAGLAELPDQEVPRPDPWFTLLAFRKGGG
- a CDS encoding GDSL-type esterase/lipase family protein produces the protein MNTTAPITTPLTPDLLRGHLDLEHTAHGVLPHRLPARARAQCADGQLAMVESQPSGVRLVLRTRATVIELDALATKRVYPGAPPRPDGLYDLMVDGRPAGQGSVAGGNTLTIDLSTGTADYRPGPVGTVRFDGLAPDEKDVEIWLPHNETTELVALRTDAPVGPVPNRGRKVWLHHGSSISHGSDAASPSTTWPALAASLGGVELINLGLGGSALLDPFTARAIRDTPADLLSVKLGINVVNADLMRLRAFGPAVHGFLDTVREGHPTAPLLVVSPILSPIHEDTPGPCAIDVSAIAEGRLRFRATGDPAEVASGKLTLGVIRDELARIVRERAADDPNLYYLDGLELYGEADFAELPLPDELHPDAATHRRIGERFAERVFDGTGAFTDRRAATDRRA
- a CDS encoding 4a-hydroxytetrahydrobiopterin dehydratase; the encoded protein is MTPEPLSQKEIEDRLAELPGWSLDGDRIGRSYRLGSHFAATALVVHIAQTQEELGHHSDLTLGYNTVALSVHTHSANGALTDLDFELARRVEALAPGHGAE
- a CDS encoding helix-turn-helix domain-containing protein encodes the protein MTTAASLKGNARGSARGNTSAVGPLLRGWRERRRVSQLELALRADSSARHISFVETGRSRPSEEFLLRLAEHLDVPMRERNSLLLSAGYAPRFRETPLDDPSMGALRESLDRLLTGYEPYPALVVDATYDVIAANRGLAALLDGLPEHLLAAQPLNAMRLTLHPEGLAPRIRNLREWRGHLLHQMERQIALQRSDALRAVYDEVAAYPVADPGVDAFDADTDVPYFALPLRVEHEGQVLSFISSISTFNTPMDVTVAELAIETLLPADPATSKYLQSMMS